The Microlunatus antarcticus genome window below encodes:
- the coaA gene encoding type I pantothenate kinase: MVTQSQALRGHASPYVERSRADWAALATSDALGLDVDALERARGLDDPTSLQDVRDVYVPLSGLLTRYVDLTGELHRSTGSFLQLSVDRTPFVIGIAGSVAVGKSTTARLLRELLAAWPGHPRVALVTTDGFLHPNAELERRGLMDRKGFPESYDRRALQRFVMAVKSGEPEVAAPVYSHLVYDIVPGEQVVLQSPDILIVEGLNVLQPAVARADGTSGLAVSDFFDFSVYVDADPADIRAWYVSRFLSLRETAFRDPRSFFARYAELTREQAVARAEHLWDTINGPNLHENILPTRGRATAILRKGPDHRVEWVRIRKV, encoded by the coding sequence GTGGTCACGCAGTCGCAGGCGCTCCGGGGCCACGCCAGCCCGTACGTCGAGCGGAGCCGCGCCGACTGGGCCGCGCTCGCCACCTCCGACGCGCTCGGCCTGGACGTCGACGCCCTGGAACGCGCCCGCGGGCTCGACGACCCGACGTCGCTGCAGGACGTCCGCGACGTCTACGTCCCGCTCAGCGGGCTGCTCACGCGCTACGTCGACCTGACCGGGGAGCTGCACCGCAGCACCGGCAGCTTCCTGCAGCTGTCCGTGGACCGGACGCCGTTCGTCATCGGCATCGCCGGCTCGGTCGCGGTCGGCAAGTCGACGACCGCGCGGCTGCTGCGCGAGCTCCTCGCGGCGTGGCCCGGGCACCCACGCGTCGCGCTGGTGACGACGGACGGGTTCCTCCACCCGAACGCCGAGCTCGAGCGCCGCGGGCTGATGGACCGCAAGGGCTTCCCCGAGTCGTACGACCGGCGGGCGCTGCAGCGCTTCGTGATGGCGGTGAAGTCCGGCGAGCCCGAGGTCGCGGCCCCCGTCTACAGCCACCTCGTCTACGACATCGTCCCCGGCGAGCAGGTCGTGCTGCAGAGCCCGGACATCCTCATCGTCGAGGGCCTGAACGTGCTCCAGCCGGCCGTCGCGCGCGCGGACGGCACCAGCGGGCTGGCCGTCAGCGACTTCTTCGACTTCTCCGTCTACGTCGACGCCGACCCGGCGGACATCCGCGCCTGGTACGTCTCCCGGTTCCTGTCGCTGCGCGAGACCGCGTTCCGCGACCCGCGCTCGTTCTTCGCCCGCTACGCCGAGCTGACGCGCGAGCAGGCCGTCGCGCGGGCCGAGCACCTGTGGGACACGATCAACGGCCCGAACCTGCACGAGAACATCCTCCCGACCCGCGGCCGCGCGACCGCGATCCTGCGCAAGGGCCCCGACCACCGCGTCGAGTGGGTCCGCATCCGCAAGGTCTGA
- the glmS gene encoding glutamine--fructose-6-phosphate transaminase (isomerizing), translating to MCGIVGYVGPRPALGVVVEGLRRLEYRGYDSSGVAVVEGGRLHVAKKAGKIANLDAELAAHPLPADGLGIGHTRWATHGGPTDVNAHPHVSADGRVAVVHNGIIENFAALRAELAEDGITCVSETDTEVVAHLLGQQVSSGLDLAEAMRTVCRRLHGAFTLVAVDAQGSRSVVAARRNSPLVVGVGEGEHFLASDVAAFIEHTRDAIELGQDQVVVITESGVEVTDFDGAPAPTRPFHVDWDLSAAEKGGYDWFMRKEIYEQPKAVADTLLGRHDADGRLTLDEIRISEAELRRVDKIVIIACGTAFYAGMVAKYAIEHWTRIPCEVELASEFRYRDPIVGPTTLVVAISQSGETADTLMAIRHAREQHARVLAVCNTNGSTIPRESDAVIYTHAGPEIGVASTKGFLTQVVACYLLGLYLAQVRGTKFDDEIANVMAELATMPDAIAGVLEDMDPVLKLAADFAEQRVVLFLGRHVGYPVALEGALKLKELAYIHAEGFAAGELKHGPIALIEEGLPVFVVIPPRGRDQLHDKVLSNLQEIRARGARTVVLAEADDHEVLPYADVLVPLPKVSTLLQPLVATVPLQMFACELATQKGHDVDQPRNLAKSVTVE from the coding sequence ATGTGCGGAATCGTCGGCTACGTCGGTCCGAGACCGGCTCTCGGGGTCGTGGTCGAGGGTCTGCGACGCCTCGAGTACCGCGGGTACGACTCGTCCGGCGTCGCCGTCGTCGAGGGCGGCCGGCTCCACGTGGCCAAGAAGGCCGGCAAGATCGCCAACCTCGACGCCGAGCTGGCGGCGCACCCGCTGCCCGCCGACGGCCTCGGGATCGGGCACACGCGCTGGGCCACGCACGGCGGGCCGACCGACGTCAACGCCCACCCGCACGTCTCCGCCGACGGCCGCGTCGCCGTCGTGCACAACGGCATCATCGAGAACTTCGCCGCCCTGCGCGCCGAGCTGGCCGAGGACGGCATCACCTGCGTCTCCGAGACCGACACCGAGGTCGTGGCGCACCTGCTCGGCCAGCAGGTCTCGTCGGGCCTGGACCTCGCCGAGGCCATGCGCACGGTCTGTCGCCGCCTGCACGGCGCGTTCACCCTGGTCGCGGTCGACGCGCAGGGGTCACGTTCCGTGGTGGCCGCCCGCCGGAACTCCCCGCTCGTCGTCGGCGTGGGGGAGGGCGAGCACTTCCTGGCCTCCGACGTCGCCGCCTTCATCGAGCACACCCGCGACGCGATCGAGCTCGGCCAGGACCAGGTCGTCGTGATCACCGAGTCCGGCGTCGAGGTCACGGACTTCGACGGCGCCCCGGCGCCGACCCGCCCGTTCCACGTCGACTGGGACCTCTCCGCCGCGGAGAAGGGCGGCTACGACTGGTTCATGCGCAAGGAGATCTACGAGCAGCCCAAGGCGGTCGCCGACACGCTGCTGGGCCGCCACGACGCCGACGGCCGGCTGACCCTCGACGAGATCCGGATCTCCGAGGCCGAGCTGCGCCGCGTCGACAAGATCGTGATCATCGCCTGCGGCACGGCCTTCTACGCCGGCATGGTGGCCAAGTACGCGATCGAGCACTGGACGCGGATCCCGTGCGAGGTCGAGCTGGCCAGCGAGTTCCGCTACCGCGACCCGATCGTCGGCCCGACCACGCTGGTCGTGGCGATCAGCCAGTCCGGCGAGACCGCCGACACGCTGATGGCGATCCGGCACGCCCGCGAGCAGCACGCCCGCGTCCTGGCCGTCTGCAACACCAACGGCTCGACCATCCCACGGGAGTCGGACGCCGTCATCTACACCCACGCCGGGCCCGAGATCGGGGTCGCGTCGACCAAGGGCTTCCTGACCCAGGTCGTCGCCTGCTACCTGCTCGGGCTCTACCTCGCCCAGGTGCGCGGGACGAAGTTCGACGACGAGATCGCCAACGTCATGGCCGAGCTCGCGACGATGCCCGACGCCATCGCCGGGGTGCTCGAGGACATGGACCCGGTGCTCAAGCTGGCCGCCGACTTCGCCGAGCAGCGGGTGGTGCTGTTCCTGGGCCGCCACGTCGGCTACCCGGTCGCGCTCGAGGGCGCGCTCAAGCTCAAGGAGCTGGCGTACATCCACGCCGAGGGCTTCGCCGCCGGCGAGCTCAAGCACGGCCCGATCGCGCTGATCGAGGAGGGCCTGCCCGTCTTCGTGGTGATCCCGCCGCGGGGCCGCGACCAGCTGCACGACAAGGTGCTGTCCAACCTGCAGGAGATCCGCGCCCGCGGCGCCCGGACGGTCGTGCTCGCGGAGGCCGACGACCACGAGGTCCTCCCGTACGCCGACGTCCTCGTCCCGCTGCCCAAGGTCTCGACCCTCCTGCAGCCCCTGGTCGCGACCGTCCCGCTGCAGATGTTCGCCTGCGAGCTGGCGACGCAGAAGGGCCACGACGTCGACCAGCCCCGCAACCTGGCCAAGTCCGTCACCGTCGAGTGA
- a CDS encoding holo-ACP synthase, producing the protein MIIGVGIDVCDVERFSQTLERRPGLVARLFTPAEAFRTPASLAARFAAKEALAKALGAPQGMSWQDAEIVTDDAGRPSFVVRGTVAAQAEAAGVVSIHVSLSHDAGIASAVVVCEG; encoded by the coding sequence GTGATCATCGGGGTGGGCATCGACGTCTGCGACGTCGAACGGTTCTCGCAGACCCTGGAACGTCGCCCTGGTCTGGTGGCTCGGCTCTTCACGCCGGCGGAGGCGTTCCGCACCCCGGCCTCGCTCGCCGCCCGGTTCGCGGCCAAGGAGGCGCTGGCCAAGGCGCTCGGCGCGCCGCAGGGCATGTCGTGGCAGGACGCCGAGATCGTCACCGACGACGCCGGGCGGCCGTCGTTCGTCGTCCGCGGAACCGTCGCGGCGCAGGCCGAGGCCGCCGGGGTCGTCTCGATCCACGTCAGCCTCTCCCACGACGCCGGCATCGCCTCCGCCGTGGTCGTCTGCGAGGGCTGA
- a CDS encoding NAD(P)H-hydrate epimerase — translation MQAFTVEQVRRLEAVAMRVVPEGALMQRAAAGLAAVVATELVRRTGRVYGARVLVLVGPGNNGGDALWAAARLARRGARVSAVSVLGRPHAEGLAALLAAGGRLLDADALGDLARYDLALDGVLGIGGRPGLPEDVAGLVARLDAAHVPVVAVDLPSGVAADTGAVPAEAVAAAVTVTFGVVKVCHLLEPARSRTGRLVLVDIGLDTTTETPEIDAWDADRVADAWPWPGASSDKYGKGVVGVDAGSETYPGAGIMATYGAVHGGAGMVRFLGPQSAHPMITTNLPDVVFAAGRVQAHLLGSGWGERPDGTQVVADAVGSGVPGVLDADGLGHRPDTLPGSWLLTPHAGELAKLLGVERTQVEDDPLAAVRAGVDKTGATVLLKGATQLVARPGTTTVELAVPGPAWTGQAGSGDTLAGLCAAVLAAGRPAHEAAVLAASLQAVAAAAHPGPLPPHVLAERCADQLGAWWRERQP, via the coding sequence GTGCAGGCCTTCACCGTCGAGCAGGTCCGTCGCCTCGAGGCGGTGGCCATGCGGGTGGTGCCCGAGGGCGCCCTGATGCAGCGTGCCGCGGCCGGCCTCGCCGCCGTCGTCGCCACCGAGCTCGTACGCCGCACCGGCCGGGTCTACGGCGCGCGCGTCCTCGTGCTCGTCGGCCCCGGGAACAACGGCGGCGACGCCCTCTGGGCCGCGGCCCGGCTCGCCCGCCGCGGCGCCCGGGTGAGCGCGGTGAGCGTGCTCGGCAGGCCGCACGCCGAGGGCCTGGCCGCACTCCTCGCCGCGGGAGGCCGTCTCCTCGACGCCGACGCGCTCGGTGACCTCGCCCGCTACGACCTCGCCCTCGACGGCGTCCTCGGCATCGGCGGTCGCCCCGGCCTGCCGGAGGACGTGGCCGGGCTGGTGGCCCGACTCGACGCCGCCCACGTCCCCGTCGTCGCGGTCGACCTCCCCAGCGGCGTCGCGGCCGACACCGGCGCGGTGCCCGCGGAGGCCGTCGCGGCAGCGGTCACCGTGACCTTCGGCGTCGTCAAGGTGTGCCACCTGCTCGAGCCGGCGCGCAGCCGTACGGGCCGCCTCGTCCTCGTCGACATCGGCCTCGACACCACGACCGAGACTCCGGAGATCGACGCCTGGGACGCCGACCGCGTCGCCGACGCCTGGCCGTGGCCGGGGGCGAGCAGCGACAAGTACGGCAAGGGCGTGGTCGGCGTCGACGCCGGCTCCGAGACCTATCCGGGGGCCGGGATCATGGCGACGTACGGGGCGGTGCACGGCGGGGCCGGGATGGTGCGGTTCCTCGGGCCGCAGTCGGCGCACCCCATGATCACCACGAACCTGCCCGACGTCGTCTTCGCCGCCGGGCGCGTGCAGGCCCACCTCCTCGGGTCCGGCTGGGGCGAGCGCCCCGACGGCACCCAGGTCGTCGCCGACGCCGTCGGCTCGGGCGTGCCCGGGGTGCTCGACGCGGACGGTCTCGGCCACCGCCCCGACACGCTGCCGGGCTCCTGGCTCCTGACTCCTCACGCCGGCGAGCTGGCGAAGCTGCTCGGGGTCGAGCGCACCCAGGTCGAGGACGACCCGCTCGCCGCCGTCCGCGCCGGTGTGGACAAGACGGGCGCGACCGTCCTTCTCAAGGGCGCCACCCAGCTCGTGGCCCGACCGGGCACGACGACCGTCGAGCTCGCCGTCCCGGGTCCGGCCTGGACCGGCCAGGCGGGTTCCGGCGACACGCTCGCCGGGCTGTGCGCCGCGGTGCTGGCCGCCGGGCGCCCCGCGCACGAGGCCGCCGTGCTGGCCGCGTCCCTCCAGGCGGTCGCCGCCGCCGCCCACCCGGGCCCGCTGCCGCCGCACGTTCTCGCGGAACGCTGCGCCGACCAGCTCGGCGCCTGGTGGCGGGAGCGGCAGCCGTGA
- the alr gene encoding alanine racemase, with protein sequence MSLDVFPDSSPAASPGLDPVTASAEIDLAAFRENVATLAAHVGPAALMVVVKADAYGHGTVACAREARIAGASWLGVATPTEALSLRGAGDAGRLLCWLYGPAEDLSPLVAADVDVSASSAEDVSRLVAAAAVTERVARVHLKVDTGLTRNGAPEPGWAELFAAAAEAVDAGALRVVGLWSHLAAADEPGHPSVALQLAAFDRAYTAARLAGVQPELRHLANSAGALLLPEARFDLVRVGIAAYGIEPAPGLAELAGVRLTPVMRLRAQLALVKRIEAGTGVSYGWTWTAPEDTVVGLVPLGYADGVPRHAGNVAEVEVGGRRAPVRGRICMDQLVVELGPGSRAEPGDEVTLFGAGPDAPTAADWAEVCGTIGYEIVTRVGARVPRHHLRPTPAG encoded by the coding sequence GTGAGCCTCGACGTCTTCCCCGACTCGTCCCCGGCCGCGAGCCCCGGCCTCGACCCGGTCACCGCGAGCGCGGAGATCGACCTCGCCGCGTTCCGCGAGAACGTGGCCACCCTCGCCGCCCACGTTGGCCCCGCCGCGCTCATGGTCGTGGTCAAGGCGGACGCGTACGGGCACGGCACCGTCGCCTGCGCCCGCGAGGCCCGGATCGCCGGGGCGTCCTGGCTGGGCGTCGCCACCCCGACCGAGGCGCTGTCCCTGCGCGGGGCCGGCGACGCCGGACGGCTGCTCTGCTGGCTCTACGGCCCGGCCGAGGACCTGAGCCCGCTCGTCGCGGCCGACGTCGACGTCTCGGCCTCGAGCGCGGAGGACGTCTCGCGCCTGGTCGCAGCGGCGGCCGTCACGGAACGTGTTGCCCGCGTCCACCTCAAGGTCGACACCGGCCTGACCCGGAACGGGGCGCCCGAGCCCGGCTGGGCCGAGCTGTTCGCCGCGGCCGCCGAGGCGGTGGACGCGGGCGCGCTGCGGGTGGTCGGCCTCTGGTCGCACCTCGCCGCCGCCGACGAGCCCGGACACCCGTCGGTCGCGCTGCAGCTGGCCGCGTTCGACCGCGCCTACACCGCGGCGCGGCTCGCTGGCGTCCAGCCGGAGCTGCGCCACCTGGCCAACTCGGCCGGCGCCCTCCTGCTGCCCGAGGCCCGCTTCGACCTCGTCCGGGTGGGCATCGCCGCGTACGGGATCGAGCCCGCGCCCGGCCTCGCCGAGCTGGCCGGCGTACGCCTGACCCCGGTGATGCGGCTGCGCGCGCAGCTCGCCCTGGTCAAGCGGATCGAGGCCGGCACCGGGGTCTCGTACGGCTGGACCTGGACCGCCCCCGAGGACACCGTCGTCGGGCTGGTGCCGCTCGGCTACGCGGACGGCGTCCCGCGCCACGCCGGGAACGTCGCCGAGGTCGAGGTCGGCGGCCGTCGCGCCCCGGTGCGCGGGCGGATCTGCATGGACCAGCTCGTCGTCGAGCTCGGCCCCGGCTCGCGGGCGGAGCCGGGCGACGAGGTCACCCTCTTCGGGGCTGGTCCGGACGCGCCGACGGCGGCGGACTGGGCCGAGGTGTGCGGCACCATCGGCTACGAGATCGTGACGCGCGTCGGGGCCCGGGTCCCGCGGCACCACCTCCGCCCGACGCCGGCCGGCTGA
- a CDS encoding alpha/beta fold hydrolase: MPPHLPARLPARLTPRRPVRLPVRRLRTPSGPTRGLPAWTTHLGTGVGLVAGVLALAAGGVAVGLELEQRMIGKRVGRAAGGGDKIVLPRSLGPTVRTPDGVPLHTEIDERADDPRPAYGTEDPPLPDGAPTLVLVHGYALNLDCWLYQREHFRGRVRQVLYDQRSHGRSGHSSAEYCRVPQLAEDLRQVLAEVTGDGPVILAGHSMGGMTIMHLALSHPDLFGPQVKGVALFSTSAGSLADFSPLRVVPGHVFSRVAPPMLTALNRVPELVRRTRQAGSDLGFVATRRMAFGSDVPGPLVELVSEMLGETSLEVVADFYPTFSELDAYEAFDVIGRVPCAVVSGIDDVFTPIEHTDRIIELLPEAAAVRVEHCGHLGLMEHPAVFSRAIDDLYARVLGTADVPGAGEGPGAPGRDDGRVEP; this comes from the coding sequence ATGCCTCCCCACCTTCCCGCGCGCCTGCCGGCCCGGCTCACGCCACGTCGGCCCGTCCGCCTCCCCGTCCGTCGCCTCCGTACGCCGTCCGGCCCGACCCGCGGCCTGCCCGCCTGGACCACGCACCTCGGCACCGGGGTCGGCCTCGTCGCCGGCGTCCTCGCGCTCGCGGCCGGCGGCGTCGCGGTCGGGCTCGAGCTCGAGCAGCGCATGATCGGCAAGCGGGTGGGCCGGGCCGCGGGCGGCGGCGACAAGATCGTCCTGCCCCGCTCCTTGGGCCCGACCGTCCGGACCCCCGACGGGGTGCCGCTGCACACCGAGATCGACGAGCGGGCCGACGACCCCCGGCCCGCGTACGGGACGGAGGACCCTCCGCTGCCGGACGGCGCCCCGACGCTGGTGCTCGTGCACGGCTACGCCCTGAACCTCGACTGCTGGCTCTACCAGCGCGAGCACTTCCGCGGGCGGGTGCGGCAGGTGCTCTACGACCAGCGCTCGCACGGCCGCTCCGGGCACTCGTCGGCCGAGTACTGCCGCGTCCCCCAGCTCGCCGAGGACCTCCGCCAGGTGCTGGCCGAGGTGACCGGCGACGGACCGGTGATCCTGGCCGGGCACTCGATGGGCGGCATGACGATCATGCACCTGGCCCTGTCGCACCCCGACCTCTTCGGCCCGCAGGTGAAGGGCGTCGCGCTGTTCTCCACCTCGGCGGGCTCGCTGGCCGACTTCTCCCCGCTGCGGGTCGTGCCGGGCCACGTGTTCTCGCGGGTCGCGCCGCCGATGCTCACCGCGCTCAATCGCGTGCCCGAGCTGGTCCGCCGCACCCGGCAGGCGGGCAGCGACCTCGGCTTCGTCGCGACCCGGCGGATGGCCTTCGGCTCCGACGTGCCCGGCCCGCTCGTGGAGCTGGTGAGCGAGATGCTCGGCGAGACCTCGCTGGAGGTCGTCGCCGACTTCTACCCGACCTTCTCCGAGCTCGACGCGTACGAGGCGTTCGACGTGATCGGGCGCGTGCCCTGCGCGGTGGTCAGCGGCATCGACGACGTCTTCACCCCGATCGAGCACACCGACCGCATCATCGAGCTGCTGCCCGAGGCGGCAGCGGTCCGCGTCGAGCACTGCGGCCACCTCGGCCTGATGGAGCACCCGGCCGTCTTCTCGCGGGCGATCGACGACCTGTACGCCCGCGTCCTCGGCACCGCGGACGTCCCGGGTGCGGGGGAGGGCCCGGGCGCCCCGGGACGCGACGATGGCAGGGTGGAGCCATGA
- a CDS encoding nucleoside/nucleotide kinase family protein, with the protein MSTTPAATDTPTSAEPVRLSVADLVERARRLADAGQRRLLGLTGPPGAGKTTLARALVDALGPERAVLVPMDGFHLADPTLVAWGRRDRKGAPDTFDAGGFVSLLHRLRDQTEDVVHAPEFDRALEASLGSAIPVPRDVPLVVTEGNYLLTTDGAWVQVEPLLHESWYIQLPDDVRVDRLVRRREGYGNPHEEAVAWALGSDQANAEVVARGRNRADLVVTLVD; encoded by the coding sequence ATGAGCACCACGCCGGCCGCGACCGACACCCCGACCTCCGCCGAACCCGTCCGGCTGAGCGTCGCCGACCTCGTCGAGCGGGCCCGTCGCCTGGCCGACGCCGGTCAGCGGCGGCTGCTGGGGCTGACCGGGCCGCCGGGAGCGGGCAAGACCACGCTCGCTCGCGCGCTGGTCGACGCGCTCGGCCCGGAACGGGCGGTCCTGGTCCCGATGGACGGGTTCCACCTCGCCGACCCGACCCTCGTCGCCTGGGGGCGCCGGGACCGCAAGGGGGCACCGGACACCTTCGACGCCGGCGGCTTCGTGTCGCTGCTCCACCGGCTGCGCGACCAGACCGAGGACGTCGTGCACGCGCCCGAGTTCGACCGCGCGCTCGAGGCGTCGCTGGGCTCGGCGATCCCCGTGCCGCGCGACGTCCCCCTCGTGGTCACCGAGGGCAACTACCTCCTCACCACCGACGGCGCGTGGGTGCAGGTCGAGCCCCTGCTCCACGAGAGCTGGTACATCCAGCTCCCCGACGACGTCCGCGTCGACCGGCTCGTCCGCCGGCGCGAGGGCTACGGCAACCCCCACGAGGAGGCGGTCGCCTGGGCGCTCGGCAGCGACCAGGCCAACGCCGAGGTCGTCGCCCGCGGCCGGAACCGCGCCGACCTGGTCGTCACCCTCGTCGACTGA
- a CDS encoding DEAD/DEAH box helicase, translating to MSPKSQGADGIPKKRWSAAERAARGHTARRSGGVPRAPLRGGPPSQGGSRSNSSGRVNGEWSTRPPRDDRPQRDDRPAYNRDDRPQRSDRPAFNRDDRPQRDDRPSYNRDDRPAYNRDDRGSQRSDRPSYNRDDRPSYNRDDRPAYNRDDRGAQRNDRPAYNRDDRPAYNRDDRGAQRNDRPAYNRDDRPQRSDRPSFNRDDRPQRSDRPSFNRDDRGARNDRPSFNRDDRGSRSDRPSYNRDDRPAYNRDDRPAYNRDDRPQRSDRPAYNRDDRPQRDDRPQRTSSGRPSFFDSYDDKKAGNRAYADRSDRAHHASSPNINKVRPPRERDTDREPENVDDMTTETVTPTPAFEGTFADLGVPANIVAILDGQGITTPFPIQAATIPDAMAGRDVLGRGQTGSGKTLAFGLPMIANLTGGTGKPPRGLVLVPTRELAMQVNEALEPLARAAGLSTVLIAGGMSYVPQLRAFSRGVDIVIATPGRLIDLMEQGELDLSKVEVTVLDEADHMADLGFLPAVTTILDTVPGDGQRLLFSATLDSGVGRIVKQYLSDPVTHEVDSARASVTTMSHLLVQVAPHDKAPLTAEIAAREGRTIVFARTQRGADRVAEQLRDAGVLAGALHGGLTQGARTRILEAFKEGQLPVLVATDVAARGIHVDDVGLVLQIDPPAGSKDYLHRAGRTARAGGTGLVVSLVLPHQRREVTRLLGQADVHADTMIGSQGSPELEALTGGHRPTGEPIGDAQFRAIVDPPARRPGRGRPAGRGQGGPRGARPPRRGPRTDRPARNETWGASA from the coding sequence ATGTCCCCGAAGTCCCAGGGTGCCGACGGCATCCCCAAGAAGCGTTGGTCGGCCGCCGAGCGCGCCGCCCGCGGCCACACCGCTCGTCGCAGCGGCGGCGTCCCCCGGGCGCCCCTCCGCGGCGGTCCGCCCAGCCAGGGTGGTTCGCGGAGCAACAGCTCCGGCCGCGTGAACGGCGAGTGGTCGACCCGCCCGCCCCGTGACGACCGCCCGCAGCGCGACGACCGTCCGGCGTACAACCGCGACGACCGCCCCCAGCGCAGCGACCGTCCCGCGTTCAACCGCGACGACCGTCCCCAGCGCGACGACCGCCCGTCGTACAACCGCGACGACCGTCCTGCGTACAACCGTGACGACCGCGGCTCGCAGCGCAGCGACCGTCCGTCGTACAACCGCGACGACCGTCCGTCGTACAACCGCGACGACCGTCCTGCGTACAACCGCGACGACCGCGGCGCGCAGCGCAACGACCGTCCGGCCTACAACCGCGACGACCGACCCGCGTACAACCGGGACGACCGCGGCGCGCAGCGCAACGATCGCCCGGCCTACAACCGCGACGACCGTCCCCAGCGCAGCGACCGCCCGTCGTTCAACCGCGACGACCGTCCCCAGCGCAGCGACCGCCCGTCGTTCAACCGCGACGACCGCGGCGCGCGCAACGACCGTCCGTCGTTCAACCGTGACGACCGCGGCTCGCGCAGCGACCGTCCCTCGTACAACCGCGACGACCGTCCCGCCTACAACCGCGACGACCGTCCGGCGTACAACCGGGACGACCGTCCCCAGCGCAGCGACCGTCCGGCCTACAACCGCGACGACCGCCCCCAGCGCGACGACCGCCCGCAGCGGACGTCGTCGGGTCGCCCCTCCTTCTTCGACTCCTACGACGACAAGAAGGCCGGCAACCGCGCGTACGCCGACCGCTCTGACCGTGCCCACCACGCGTCGAGCCCGAACATCAACAAGGTCCGCCCGCCCCGCGAGCGTGACACCGACCGTGAGCCCGAGAACGTGGACGACATGACGACCGAGACCGTGACCCCGACGCCCGCCTTCGAGGGCACCTTCGCCGACCTCGGCGTGCCCGCCAACATCGTGGCCATCCTGGACGGCCAGGGCATCACCACGCCCTTCCCGATCCAGGCGGCGACGATCCCCGACGCCATGGCCGGGCGCGACGTGCTCGGCCGCGGCCAGACCGGGTCGGGCAAGACGCTCGCCTTCGGCCTGCCGATGATCGCGAACCTGACCGGTGGCACCGGCAAGCCGCCGCGCGGCCTGGTGCTCGTCCCGACCCGCGAGCTGGCCATGCAGGTCAACGAGGCGCTCGAGCCGCTGGCCCGCGCGGCCGGCCTGTCCACCGTGCTCATCGCCGGCGGCATGTCGTACGTCCCGCAGCTGCGGGCCTTCTCGCGCGGCGTCGACATCGTCATCGCCACGCCGGGCCGCCTCATCGACCTGATGGAGCAGGGCGAGCTCGACCTGAGCAAGGTCGAGGTCACCGTCCTCGACGAGGCCGACCACATGGCCGACCTCGGCTTCCTGCCGGCCGTCACGACGATCCTCGACACCGTCCCCGGCGACGGGCAGCGTCTGCTCTTCTCGGCGACGCTCGACTCCGGCGTCGGCCGCATCGTCAAGCAGTACCTGAGCGACCCGGTCACCCACGAGGTCGACTCGGCGCGGGCCAGCGTCACGACGATGTCCCACCTGCTCGTCCAGGTCGCCCCGCACGACAAGGCGCCCCTGACGGCCGAGATCGCGGCGCGCGAGGGCCGGACCATCGTGTTCGCCCGGACGCAGCGCGGCGCGGACCGTGTCGCCGAGCAGCTCCGTGACGCCGGCGTGCTCGCCGGTGCGCTCCACGGCGGCCTGACCCAGGGCGCCCGCACCCGCATCCTCGAGGCGTTCAAGGAAGGGCAGCTGCCCGTCCTCGTCGCCACCGACGTCGCCGCCCGCGGCATCCACGTCGACGACGTCGGCCTGGTCCTCCAGATCGACCCGCCGGCCGGCTCGAAGGACTACCTGCACCGCGCCGGCCGTACGGCGCGCGCCGGTGGCACCGGCCTGGTCGTCAGCCTCGTGCTGCCGCACCAGCGTCGTGAGGTCACCCGGCTGCTCGGCCAGGCCGACGTGCACGCCGACACGATGATCGGGAGCCAGGGCTCGCCCGAGCTCGAGGCGCTCACCGGCGGGCACCGTCCCACCGGCGAGCCGATCGGCGACGCGCAGTTCCGAGCGATCGTCGACCCGCCGGCCCGTCGTCCCGGCCGCGGTCGTCCCGCGGGTCGTGGCCAGGGCGGCCCCCGTGGCGCCCGGCCGCCGCGTCGCGGTCCCCGTACGGACCGTCCGGCGCGCAACGAGACCTGGGGCGCTTCGGCCTGA